A part of Desulfotomaculum nigrificans DSM 574 genomic DNA contains:
- a CDS encoding DUF116 domain-containing protein, producing MISPSQTQVPHVRKRLFLGLLVASILVVGLLLFTIWFLIYHPTNLWHQVLLVGIVVLVILAIILVAFGVGGIVLTLWLAQTIKPLQPLMRVAMHILFPFAIGLGRIFKIDVDKIKNSFIEVNNELVRTGQITLRPQEILVLAPHCLQDNNCPHKVTNDINNCRRCGKCTVSNLLELRDEYGVRVGVATGGTLARKYVKEYRPKAIVAIACERDLSSGIQDCSPIPVLGVLNERPFGPCFNTRVSIPGVRKAIEFFLDGKCNQHQEGMKN from the coding sequence GTGATCTCTCCCAGTCAAACACAGGTTCCCCACGTGCGAAAAAGGCTGTTCCTGGGTTTGCTGGTAGCCAGCATATTAGTTGTTGGACTGCTGCTTTTTACTATTTGGTTTTTAATCTACCATCCGACAAATTTATGGCATCAGGTATTATTAGTGGGTATAGTGGTATTAGTTATCCTGGCAATTATACTGGTGGCCTTTGGAGTGGGCGGTATAGTACTGACCCTTTGGTTGGCGCAAACCATTAAGCCGCTGCAACCACTAATGCGGGTGGCCATGCATATTCTTTTTCCTTTTGCCATTGGATTAGGGAGAATCTTTAAGATTGATGTTGATAAAATAAAAAATTCCTTTATCGAGGTCAATAATGAGTTAGTTCGAACCGGACAAATTACCCTGCGGCCGCAGGAAATACTGGTACTGGCCCCGCACTGTTTACAGGATAATAATTGTCCCCACAAAGTAACCAATGACATCAATAATTGCCGGCGCTGTGGTAAATGCACGGTTAGTAATTTATTAGAACTGCGTGATGAATATGGGGTTCGTGTAGGAGTGGCTACAGGCGGCACTTTGGCCAGAAAATATGTGAAAGAATACCGACCTAAAGCCATTGTGGCCATTGCTTGTGAGCGGGATCTGTCCAGCGGTATTCAAGATTGCAGTCCAATTCCTGTCCTGGGGGTATTAAACGAACGCCCCTTTGGACCGTGTTTTAACACCCGGGTATCCATCCCCGGTGTAAGAAAGGCCATAGAATTTTTTCTTGATGGTAAGTGCAACCAACACCAGGAAGGGATGAAAAATTGA
- the fmt gene encoding methionyl-tRNA formyltransferase: protein MRIVYMGTPDFAVTSLKALLAVGHQIVAVVTQPDKPKGRGKQVQPPPVKVLALEHNLPVLQPTSIKTVEFLQQLQALEPDCIVVVAYGKILPPAILNLPPKGCINVHASLLPYYRGSAPIHWAVINGERETGVTTMFMNEGMDTGDMILKKSLAIGPEDNVGLVHDRLAHLGAEALVETIELLEQNKAPRIPQDHSAATYAPMLHKEHEEIHWDRPAVSIHNHVRGMDPWPGAFTTWQGKVLKIWRTKLTDRHDLPVSPGTVVESLTDGLLVQTGEGQLLITELQLQGSRRMGFSEFLRGKKIMPGTVLGNIERVESK from the coding sequence ATGCGTATTGTTTACATGGGTACACCGGATTTTGCGGTGACTTCCCTGAAAGCTTTACTTGCTGTCGGCCATCAAATAGTAGCAGTGGTAACCCAGCCAGATAAACCAAAAGGCAGGGGAAAACAGGTACAACCGCCACCGGTAAAGGTTTTAGCTTTAGAACATAATTTACCTGTATTACAACCCACCAGTATTAAGACTGTAGAGTTTTTGCAGCAGTTACAGGCTCTGGAACCGGATTGTATTGTAGTGGTGGCCTACGGTAAAATTTTACCACCCGCAATACTTAACTTACCTCCCAAGGGTTGCATAAATGTTCATGCCTCCCTGTTACCTTATTACCGTGGTTCTGCCCCCATTCACTGGGCGGTGATTAATGGGGAGAGGGAAACCGGTGTCACCACCATGTTTATGAATGAAGGTATGGATACAGGGGACATGATCCTGAAAAAAAGCCTAGCCATTGGACCGGAAGATAATGTGGGTTTGGTCCACGACCGGCTGGCCCACCTGGGAGCGGAAGCGTTGGTAGAAACCATAGAATTGCTGGAGCAGAACAAAGCCCCCAGGATACCCCAGGATCACAGTGCAGCTACCTATGCCCCCATGCTGCATAAGGAACACGAGGAAATTCATTGGGATCGTCCGGCAGTAAGTATCCATAATCATGTGCGGGGCATGGATCCCTGGCCGGGAGCTTTCACCACCTGGCAGGGCAAAGTGTTAAAGATATGGCGCACTAAGTTAACTGACCGGCATGATTTACCGGTGTCACCTGGCACTGTGGTGGAATCTTTAACCGATGGGCTGTTGGTACAAACCGGTGAGGGCCAGTTGTTGATAACTGAGTTACAGTTGCAGGGCAGCAGACGAATGGGGTTTAGTGAGTTCCTACGTGGCAAAAAGATTATGCCCGGCACTGTTCTGGGTAATATAGAAAGGGTTGAAAGCAAGTGA
- the def gene encoding peptide deformylase has product MAVYQIVEIGDEILRQKAKPVKEVTLNIIKLLDNMADTMYANKGVGLAAPQIGVSKRVVVVDVGDGLVELINPEIVEATGSVIDTEGCLSVPGMIGEVARAERIVVQGLNRKGEQVTYQAKGFLARAFQHEIDHLDGIIYVDKAKNLRKVD; this is encoded by the coding sequence TTGGCTGTTTATCAAATAGTGGAAATTGGTGATGAAATATTAAGGCAAAAGGCTAAACCGGTTAAAGAAGTTACTCTTAATATTATTAAATTACTTGATAATATGGCTGACACCATGTATGCCAACAAAGGAGTTGGTTTAGCCGCTCCCCAGATCGGTGTATCCAAGCGGGTTGTGGTGGTTGATGTAGGTGACGGCTTGGTGGAATTAATTAACCCGGAAATTGTAGAAGCCACTGGCAGTGTGATTGATACCGAAGGTTGTCTTTCGGTACCGGGAATGATAGGTGAAGTGGCCAGAGCGGAAAGAATAGTAGTGCAGGGGTTAAACCGAAAAGGTGAGCAAGTGACCTACCAGGCCAAAGGTTTTTTGGCCAGGGCCTTTCAACATGAAATTGATCATCTGGATGGGATTATTTATGTAGATAAGGCTAAAAATCTACGCAAAGTAGATTAA